The following are encoded together in the Petrotoga olearia DSM 13574 genome:
- a CDS encoding MoaD family protein codes for MKIKFFSLIKFDLNKDEVDYQLSGSKSVKEIIKLLDREFDNYFNRKLLKGGELKSGTIILLNGRNILHLQGLDTLVENKDEITIFPPSGGG; via the coding sequence TTGAAAATAAAATTCTTTTCCCTTATAAAGTTTGATTTGAACAAGGATGAAGTTGATTATCAATTATCAGGCTCAAAATCCGTTAAAGAAATAATAAAATTATTGGATCGTGAGTTTGATAATTATTTTAATAGAAAACTACTAAAAGGCGGGGAACTTAAAAGCGGTACCATTATATTATTAAACGGAAGAAATATTCTCCATTTACAAGGTCTGGATACGTTGGTAGAAAATAAAGACGAAATAACGATCTTTCCACCTTCTGGAGGAGGATGA
- a CDS encoding molybdenum cofactor guanylyltransferase, which yields MNAMLLSGGKSSRFGTNKALESVNGRPLIEQIVQSLKNAFEKVYIIGNVKEYAFLQDVFFCEDIIPNKGPLGGLLTGLTCSDSEYNFLTACDMPFLTNEFFEFVKLQKKDYDVLVPEYNSYLEPLAAVYSKKCLPFISASLEKNQLKLKSFFPKVQVRIIKENVIKEIGVPERLFFNINYKEDIEKMEMNMERSEKI from the coding sequence ATGAACGCTATGCTTCTATCAGGAGGCAAGAGCAGTAGATTTGGAACTAACAAAGCATTGGAATCTGTTAACGGAAGACCTTTGATAGAACAGATCGTCCAAAGCCTAAAAAATGCATTTGAAAAAGTTTACATAATAGGGAACGTAAAAGAGTATGCGTTTTTGCAAGATGTATTTTTTTGTGAGGATATAATACCAAATAAAGGTCCGTTAGGTGGTTTGCTTACTGGTTTAACCTGTTCTGATAGCGAGTACAACTTTTTAACGGCTTGTGATATGCCCTTTTTAACAAATGAGTTTTTTGAATTTGTAAAGTTACAAAAGAAAGATTATGATGTTCTTGTGCCCGAGTACAATTCTTACCTTGAACCACTTGCTGCTGTTTATAGCAAAAAATGTTTGCCTTTTATCAGTGCTTCACTAGAAAAAAATCAATTGAAGTTGAAAAGTTTTTTCCCTAAAGTACAGGTTAGAATAATAAAAGAAAACGTAATAAAAGAAATTGGAGTACCGGAAAGATTGTTTTTCAATATAAATTATAAGGAAGATATTGAAAAAATGGAAATGAATATGGAAAGGAGTGAAAAGATTTGA
- the fdhF gene encoding formate dehydrogenase subunit alpha: MIVTINHKNYEAEAGQTILQVAKQNDIYIPTICHSPHLSDLGSCRMCLVELENNHKLVASCVTPVADEMRILTDSKRVNETRKTVVDLLVSDHPLDCMICEANGNCVLQDLAYEYGIKASTFGTKKFPRFEIKAENEFIQLDPDKCVLCGKCVRTCKEIQMCNVLDFVNRGFETKVSPSFGEDLGGKDSSCVFCGQCVEMCPTGALTYISSKGKGRYYELKKTITICPYCGVGCQLELRTKDNKIIQVGSVYNENSPNPNGESCVKGRFGYDFVNHPDRLTDPLIKRNGHFEKVGWEEALDYVAEKLLNIKEKYGSDSIGGLSSAKCTIEENYIMQKFMRAVIGTNSVDHCARLCHASTVVGLGMAFGSGAMTNSISEIEGSDVIFVIGSNPTENHPVIGSKIKRAKKNGTHLIVADPRKIELSEIADISLQQKPGTDVALINGMMNVIINEGLLDKKFIEERTEGFESFIKIIESYTPSKVSHITGVPADKIIEAAKMYGSAKKAAIYFAMGITQHKYGTNNVLSLTNLALLTGNVGFESTGVNPLRGQNNVQGACDVGALPDVYPGYQKVNDPKIKEKFENYWGVELTDREGLTLTEMFEEAGKKVKALYIMGENPFLSDPDQDHVKKALKSLDFLIVQDIFLTETAQFADVVLPAASFAEKEGTFTNTERRIQRVRKAINSPGRAKADWEILASLANKMGYEMKYNSPSEIMDEIARVSKLYGGISYERLEKEGLQWPCPDSNHPGTKYLHKDGFSRGKGKFFPVEFTPPEKEADEKYNFILMTGRMLYHFHTGTMTRRSYPIDKHEPDSYVEINIEDARKLGIKGKDKVRITSRQGTIETYAKVGERVKPGQLFMPFHYAESPANKLTNRVYDSKAKIPELKITPVKLEKVEKRVSQREVLIDERYASIRRQEQ, translated from the coding sequence TAGTTACGATAAATCATAAAAATTACGAAGCTGAGGCAGGTCAAACTATACTCCAGGTTGCAAAACAAAACGATATCTATATCCCCACCATATGTCATAGCCCACATTTATCCGACTTAGGTTCTTGTAGAATGTGTTTGGTAGAATTGGAAAATAATCATAAATTAGTAGCTTCTTGTGTTACTCCAGTAGCTGATGAGATGAGGATTTTAACGGATAGCAAAAGGGTTAACGAAACTAGAAAGACTGTTGTAGATCTGCTTGTTTCTGATCATCCATTAGATTGTATGATATGTGAAGCTAATGGGAACTGTGTTCTTCAAGATCTCGCTTACGAATATGGAATTAAAGCATCAACCTTCGGAACAAAGAAATTCCCACGTTTTGAGATAAAAGCCGAGAATGAATTTATACAACTGGATCCAGATAAATGTGTACTTTGTGGTAAATGTGTACGGACCTGTAAGGAGATTCAAATGTGTAACGTATTGGACTTTGTCAATAGAGGTTTTGAAACTAAAGTTAGCCCTTCCTTTGGTGAAGATCTGGGAGGCAAGGACTCTTCGTGTGTCTTTTGTGGGCAATGTGTTGAAATGTGCCCGACAGGGGCTCTCACTTATATTTCTTCGAAAGGAAAAGGACGTTATTACGAATTGAAGAAAACTATAACGATTTGTCCTTACTGTGGGGTTGGTTGTCAATTAGAACTTAGAACTAAAGATAATAAGATAATTCAAGTTGGTTCAGTTTACAATGAAAACTCTCCAAATCCTAATGGAGAAAGCTGTGTGAAAGGCCGCTTTGGTTATGATTTTGTCAATCACCCTGATAGATTGACTGATCCTTTGATAAAGAGAAACGGCCATTTCGAAAAAGTTGGTTGGGAAGAAGCCTTGGATTATGTTGCAGAAAAACTTTTGAATATAAAAGAAAAGTATGGAAGTGATTCAATAGGTGGATTAAGTTCAGCAAAATGTACAATCGAAGAGAACTATATTATGCAAAAATTTATGAGAGCTGTAATTGGGACGAATTCTGTAGATCACTGTGCCAGACTTTGTCATGCATCTACTGTTGTTGGATTAGGAATGGCATTTGGTTCAGGAGCCATGACCAACTCTATATCAGAAATAGAGGGAAGTGATGTAATATTTGTGATAGGTTCAAATCCAACAGAGAATCACCCGGTAATTGGGAGCAAGATTAAAAGGGCAAAAAAAAACGGTACACATTTAATAGTAGCAGATCCTCGAAAGATAGAACTTTCTGAGATTGCTGACATTTCATTGCAACAGAAGCCAGGGACAGATGTGGCTTTAATAAATGGAATGATGAATGTAATTATCAACGAAGGGTTACTTGATAAAAAGTTTATTGAAGAAAGAACGGAAGGATTTGAAAGCTTTATAAAGATAATAGAAAGTTATACACCCTCTAAAGTATCCCATATTACAGGAGTGCCAGCGGATAAGATAATCGAAGCTGCTAAAATGTACGGATCAGCCAAAAAAGCAGCCATATATTTTGCTATGGGAATAACTCAACATAAATACGGAACTAATAACGTGCTTTCGCTTACGAATCTTGCACTCTTAACTGGGAACGTTGGTTTTGAAAGTACGGGAGTCAATCCATTAAGGGGACAAAACAACGTTCAAGGTGCTTGTGATGTAGGGGCTTTGCCTGATGTTTATCCTGGTTATCAAAAAGTCAATGATCCTAAAATTAAAGAAAAGTTTGAGAATTATTGGGGTGTAGAGTTAACTGATAGAGAAGGATTGACTTTAACAGAAATGTTTGAAGAAGCTGGTAAAAAGGTAAAGGCTCTCTATATAATGGGTGAGAATCCTTTTTTATCTGATCCCGATCAAGATCATGTTAAAAAAGCTCTAAAAAGTTTGGATTTTTTAATAGTTCAAGATATTTTCTTAACTGAAACCGCTCAGTTTGCAGATGTGGTATTGCCGGCCGCATCATTTGCCGAAAAAGAAGGTACGTTTACAAATACCGAACGACGCATACAAAGGGTGAGAAAAGCTATCAATTCTCCTGGAAGGGCTAAAGCAGATTGGGAGATATTAGCTTCTTTAGCTAATAAAATGGGCTATGAAATGAAATATAACTCACCTTCTGAAATCATGGATGAGATTGCACGAGTATCAAAATTATATGGCGGAATAAGTTATGAGCGATTGGAAAAAGAAGGTTTGCAATGGCCTTGTCCTGATAGTAATCATCCAGGTACAAAATATTTGCATAAGGATGGTTTTTCTCGCGGGAAAGGCAAATTTTTTCCAGTTGAGTTTACTCCGCCAGAAAAAGAAGCTGATGAAAAGTACAATTTTATATTAATGACAGGAAGGATGTTATACCATTTCCATACAGGTACTATGACCAGGCGATCCTATCCTATTGACAAGCATGAACCAGACTCATACGTTGAAATAAATATAGAAGATGCAAGAAAATTAGGGATCAAAGGCAAAGATAAAGTTAGGATAACTTCTCGTCAGGGAACAATTGAAACCTATGCAAAAGTTGGAGAAAGAGTTAAACCAGGTCAACTTTTCATGCCTTTTCACTATGCGGAAAGTCCAGCCAATAAACTTACCAATCGTGTTTATGATTCAAAAGCAAAGATACCTGAATTAAAAATAACCCCAGTTAAATTAGAAAAAGTTGAAAAAAGAGTTTCACAAAGAGAGGTTTTGATTGATGAACGCTATGCTTCTATCAGGAGGCAAGAGCAGTAG